Proteins encoded together in one Quercus lobata isolate SW786 chromosome 3, ValleyOak3.0 Primary Assembly, whole genome shotgun sequence window:
- the LOC115980122 gene encoding serine/threonine-protein phosphatase PP1, with protein MMMMTMEGMMDKGVLDDIIRRLLEGKGGKQVQLSEGEIRQLCVNARQIFLSQPNLLEIHAPVRICGDIHGQYLDLLRLFEYGGYPPTANYLFLGDYVDRGKQSLETICLLLAYKIRHPDRVYMLRGNHEDAKINRIYGFYDECKRRFNVRLWKIFTDCFNCLPVAALIDDKILCMHGGLSPELQNLDQIKQISRPTDVPDSGLLCDLLWSDPDPNVEGWAESDRGVSCTFGPDKVAEFLDKNDLDLICRGHQVVEDGYEFFAKRRLVTIFSAPNYGGEFDNAGALLSVDESLVCSFEILKPRDARASASGSSTMVKLKKPPKIGTI; from the exons atgatgatgatgacaatgGAGGGAATGATGGATAAGGGTGTGTTGGATGATATAATAAGGAGGCTATTGGAAGGGAAAGGAGGGAAACAGGTGCAGCTATCTGAGGGGGAGATCCGTCAACTCTGTGTCAACGCCAGGCAAATCTTCCTCTCACAGCCTAATCTTCTCGAGATTCATGCCCCGGTTCGCATATGCG GTGACATACATGGGCAATACCTAGACCTACTACGGCTTTTTGAATATGGTGGCTACCCTCCTACTGCAAATTACCTCTTTCTTGGGGATTATGTTGATAGAGGCAAGCAAAGTTTGGAGACAATATGTTTGCTTCTGGCATACAAAATAAGACATCCTGACAGAGTCTACATGTTGAGAGGAAACCATGAAGACGCAAAGATAAATCGGATTTATGGGTTTTATGACGAGTGTAAACGGAGGTTTAATGTTAGGCTATGGAAAATATTTACCGACTGCTTCAACTGTTTGCCTGTGGCTGCACTCATTGATGACAAGATACTTTGTATGCACGGGGGACTGTCTCCAGAGTTGCAAAATTTGGATCAAATAAAGCAGATTTCAAGGCCTACTGATGTACCAGATAGTGGTCTCCTCTGTGATCTGCTATGGTCTGATCCTGATCCAAATGTTGAGGGATGGGCAGAGAGTGATCGAGGTGTTTCATGTACCTTTGGACCTGATAAGGTCGCTGAGTTCTTGGACAAGAACGACCTTGATCTCATTTGCAGAGGTCATCAG GTGGTGGAGGATGGATATGAGTTTTTCGCTAAACGAAGATTGGTCACAATATTTTCAGCTCCAAACTATGGTGGAGAGTTTGATAATGCAGGTGCTCTATTGAGTGTTGATGAATCTTTAGTGTGTTCTTTTGAGATATTGAAACCAAGGGATGCTAGAGCATCAGCAAGTGGGTCTAGTACAATGGTGAAACTTAAAAAG CCACCTAAAATTGGAACCATCTGA
- the LOC115982837 gene encoding uncharacterized protein LOC115982837 produces the protein MDSGFLILLLFFNLLLSFSFGKPDGVCVSQGGRFPRFSSEGKPPKKVSKGTKDLTLCRVFRKKTCCDVAQTHPALLSVRRLASTGEASQDCLDLWELLECSICDPRVGVQPGPPLICGSFCDKVYKACSNAYFSMDAKTQVLAPCGVNDFVCGRALEWVSNGTALCHAAGFAVNPSDKMYTGTEESSCYGGKASLDSVADSWRASHSEVPHKAQTLGVFEDFLQWMREMPFNERVSWAVGGMVLTAGLLYMSKRKSHSQRQKLAAIQRTARKLEGKINDQKLSSNHGSRKGSRR, from the exons ATGGATTCTGGGTTTCTCATATTGCTTCTGTTTTTCAATCTTCTCCTCTCCTTTTCATTTG GTAAACCTGATGGAGTGTGTGTCTCCCAAGGTGGTCGCTTTCCACGTTTCTCATCTGAAGGAAAACCTCCCAAAAAGGTAAGTAAGGGAACAAAAGATTTGACCCTTTGTAGGGTGTTTCGCAAAAAGACTTGCTGTGATGTAGCCCAGACACATCCTGCGCTTCTATCAGTTAGGAGGCTGGCTTCAACAGGAGAAGCCAGCCAAGATTGCTTGGACTTATGGGAATTATTGGAATGTTCGATCTGTGATCCACGTGTTGGTGTTCAGCCTGGACCTCCTCTGATATGTGGCTCTTTTTGTGACAAAGTCTATAAGGCTTGCTCTAATGCTTACTTCTCCATGGATGCAAAGACACAG GTTCTAGCACCATGTGGTGTAAATGACTTTGTCTGTGGTAGGGCTTTGGAATGGGTATCAAATGGCACAGCACTATGCCATGCTGCAGGTTTTGCTGTTAACCCATCTGACAAAATGTACACTGGAACGGAAGAATCATCTTGCTATGGTGGTAAAGCCAGTCTAGATTCTGTTGCTGACTCATGGAGGGCTTCACATTCTGAGGTGCCCCATAAAGCTCAGACTTTGGGGGTATTCGAAGATTTCCTGCAATGGATGAGAGAAATGCCATTTAATGAAAGAGTTTCTTGGGCAGTGGGAGGGATGGTTCTTACAGCAGGATTATTGTATATGAG CAAAAGGAAGAGCCATAGCCAGCGCCAGAAGCTTGCGGCTATTCAACGCACTGCAAGGAAACTAGAAGGCAAGATCAATGACCAGAAATTGTCTAGTAACCATGGAAGTAGGAAAGGAAGTAGAAGATGA